The Panicum virgatum strain AP13 chromosome 3N, P.virgatum_v5, whole genome shotgun sequence genome includes the window CTGTAAGTATTGTTTGTTTTTGTAATTCTTATTTTCTGAAATTTGTTTGTCGTGTTCTTATTTGTTATTTATTTATGTGCAGATTTTGCCTTTCAAATCTACTTGTTATGCTCGCCGCCCTGGAGTTAGAACTCCTTCTCCTGTTTGTGATGCCAGCGTTATGAACTTCAAGAATGAGCTACTGCAAAGAGTTCCAGGAACTTTCTCTCCACAGGTATTGTTATTTTTCCATGTCTTGTTTGTTAATGGATTAATATTTTTCCTTTCAATTATTAATTGTTCCCCATGCAGTTATTGGAAGATATCACCGATTTGTATAAGAAGcatgttgctgctgctccaaATGAGGTGTCACCTGTGTATGCTCAAAGTATTATTGTTGATATCATTGACTACTTTGGGCGCAATTTTTGGGCACTGTCTGTTCGTGCTTTGGAGAGGCTGGTTTGGCCTCATAATGTTCAAGACTACCGCCTTGCTGTTGATCAAGATCGCAGCTTTGCATTCATCCTATGCTTTGGGTGACACCAAGTTTTTCTTCGAGTTAGTGAAAAGTGTTGTCAAGATGCCTTTCTACAACGACACCAACCAGCACCTAAGGGCTTGCAACTGGATTGGAGATTAGTTTTAGTTGGATAGTAGTTTCATTGGTCTGTTATTTTGGTTGGAACTATCTCAGAGTTGGTGAGGAAAAGACCTACGGTAGTTGGTGGAAACTGTTATTTCTACTATCTACTTTTGCCAAGTAACATTATGTGTAAtttctttttaattttgaattgaAATCAAGTCTGTTCAGATCCACTAAGTGTGGTTAATTTTGATGATGCAATATTTTTCTTT containing:
- the LOC120667633 gene encoding uncharacterized protein LOC120667633, whose product is MIKEFSELDCVRGHTFGKRSILPFKSTCYARRPGVRTPSPVCDASVMNFKNELLQRVPGTFSPQLLEDITDLYKKHVAAAPNEVSPVYAQSIIVDIIDYFGRNFWALSVRALERLVWPHNVQDYRLAVDQDRSFAFILCFG